From Vitis vinifera cultivar Pinot Noir 40024 chromosome 5, ASM3070453v1, the proteins below share one genomic window:
- the LOC100257424 gene encoding ankyrin repeat-containing protein ITN1, with protein MDLSTSINTAESHTLYLEQLAAQDGSQTEISNQAADADGSQTPITCMDAALYEAAAYGRIDVLEQMSEHHFVVQLTPNKNTVLHIAAQFGQLDCVQYILGLHSSSSLLLKPNLKGDTPLHHAAREGHLTVVKALIDAAKRLHQEIESGVGGDKAIMRMTNEEENTALHEAVRYHHSEVVKSLTEEDPEFIYGANIAGYTLLYMAAERGFEDLVNLILGTCTSPSYSGMMGRTALHAAVIRNDQEMTARLLEWKPDLTKEVDENGWSPLHCAAYLGHTAIVEQLLDKSPDKSVTYLGLKDSKKTALHIAANRDHRDIVKLLLSHSPDCCEQVDDKGNNVLHYAIMSEQFLAAGGILGRNSLLSVRRLINEKDAKGDTPLHLLASYQVYDPFLSADNRVDKMALNKDKLTALDIISRDKVKPRRIFKEEIRRQWREWEKVVVGPFSWQEAINKDSGSSKSEDVEKDESISTTKREGETHLIVAALVATVTFAAGFTLPGGYNDNGMAILTKRAAFKAFIVTDTMAVILSVSAVFVYFFMSVHEDEDYLDKHLIMGFFLTVLSMGAMVVAFMTGLYAVLPLSSGLPIVTCIICCIFLLAFYFVFRQLFKFIKES; from the exons ATGGATCTTTCCACTTCCATCAACACTGCAGAATCACATACTCTTTACCTGGAACAGCTTGCAGCTCAAGACGGTAGCCAAACCGAGATCTCGAACCAGGCGGCAGATGCAGATGGCAGCCAAACTCCGATCACTTGCATGGATGCTGCTTTGTACGAGGCCGCAGCATATGGCAGGATCGATGTCCTGGAACAAATGTCAGAACATCATTTTGTGGTCCAATTAACCCCAAATAAGAATACCGTCCTCCACATTGCAGCCCAATTCGGTCAACTGGACTGTGTTCAGTATATCCTGGGGCTGCATTCATCTTCATCTCTCCTGCTTAAGCCCAATCTGAAGGGCGACACTCCACTTCACCATGCAGCGAGAGAAGGCCATTTGACAGTCGTGAAAGCACTCATTGATGCTGCGAAACGACTTCACCAAGAGATCGAGAGTGGGGTTGGAGGAGATAAGGCGATTATGAGGATGACAAATGAGGAGGAAAACACAGCCTTGCATGAGGCAGTGAGGTATCATCATTCAGAGGTTGTGAAGTCATTGACCGAGGAAGACCCCGAGTTTATTTATGGGGCTAATATTGCAGGCTACACTCTTCTTTACATGGCCGCCGAGAGAGGTTTTGAAGATTTGGTGAATTTAATCTTAGGAACTTGCACTTCACCATCTTACAGTGGCATGATGGGTAGAACGGCTTTACATGCTGCTGTAATTCGCAATGACCAAG AAATGACAGCGAGGTTATTGGAATGGAAGCCAGATCTGACAAAAGAAGTGGATGAGAATGGATGGTCTCCCCTTCACTGTGCTGCATACTTGGGTCATACTGCAATTGTGGAGCAATTACTAGACAAATCACCAGATAAATCTGTAACTTATCTTGGACTCAAGGACAGCAAGAAAACAGCACTTCACATTGCAGCTAACCGTGACCATCGAGATATAGTAAAGCTGCTGCTGTCACACTCCCCAGATTGTTGCGAGCAAGTGGATGATAAGGGAAATAATGTTCTTCACTATGCCATTATGAGCGAGCAGTTTTTGGCTGCTGGTGGTATCTTGGGTCGTAATAGTTTGTTAAGCGTGAGAAGACTTATAAATGAGAAAGACGCTAAAGGAGACACACCCCTCCACCTGCTTGCTTCTTACCAAGTTTATGATCCATTTTTGTCAGCGGACAATAGAGTGGATAAAATGGCACTCAACAAGGATAAGTTAACCGCCCTAGACATTATTTCAAGGGATAAAGTTAAGCCAAGAAGAATATTCAAG GAAGAAATTAGAAGACAATGGAGGGAATGGGAGAAAGTTGTTGTTGGACCCTTTAGTTGGCAGGAGGCTATCAATAAAGACAGTGGTAGTAGTAAAAGCGAAGACGTCGAAAAAGACGAAAGCATCTCTACCACAAAAAGAGAAGGTGAAACCCATTTGATAGTGGCAGCACTTGTAGCAACTGTAACCTTTGCTGCGGGTTTCACCTTGCCTGGTGGTTACAATGACAATGGCATGGCAATTTTAACAAAGAGAGCAGCTTTCAAAGCATTTATTGTGACAGACACCATGGCCGTGATCCTCTCTGTATCTGctgtgtttgtttatttttttatgtcgGTGCATGAGGACGAGGACTACCTTGACAAACACTTAATTATGGGCTTTTTTCTCACCGTGTTAAGCATGGGAGCAATGGTGGTTGCATTCATGACGGGCCTATACGCTGTGTTACCACTTTCCTCTGGCCTTCCAATCGTTACTTGTATCATCTGCTGCATCTTTCTTCTTgccttttattttgtatttagacaactttttaaatttataaaagaatctTAG
- the LOC100246215 gene encoding ankyrin repeat-containing protein At5g02620, which produces MADPTTSSLNLNTESNQVGAEGAREIQITNQAAAEDAREIEITNLAAAEDGSLTKITIMDPKLYVAAADGDTHALNARKDDIQVKLTPKKNTVLHVAAQFGQAECVKWILGLGSPSSLLQQPNEKGDTPLHLAAREGHWTVVKNLIDAAKKLGEGDTERGAVADCTVILRMINNDKDTALHEAVRNHHPEVVKLLIQDDPDFAYGANAEGNTPLYIAAEWGFGDLVQMILDKYSSPAHNGIKGRTALHAAVILNNKAMTKKILKWKPALTKELDKNGWSPLHFAAYVGCHPTIVRQLLEKCDSSVVHLGVKDHGNKTALHIAASRGHVDIVKELVSHFPDCCEKVDDEGNNVLHFIMPKKIFITSGLSNIPPLRMRGLMNEKNAEGKTPLYLFHNSPSSKDVDYFPPPKRMLTWILDTFAGLRRRSPSFRVGIRPLGSLEVKEDMDSSESKGSEEISENKGSEESKEISEIKKTMKSHMIVAALIATVTFTAGFTLPGGYIPDKGVTQGMAVLSLPTDGTLGKDGDMASAATENFRNFVMEDSIAMVLSMCAIGIYFLASFPIENKKTVHAYLLYGYVLTLAAMAVMVTAFVDGLQAVLHPSSSLEVTTKYMIVVFLLFLFVPAFPLLVTISRDFAWKKFVNL; this is translated from the exons ATGGCCGATCCCACTACTTCCAGCCTTAACTTGAATACAGAGTCGAATCAGGTTGGAGCTGAAGGTGCTAGGGAAATTCAGATCACCAACCAGGCTGCAGCTGAAGATGCTAGGGAAATCGAGATCACCAACCTGGCTGCAGCTGAAGATGGGAGCCTGACCAAGATCACAATCATGGATCCTAAATTGTACGTGGCTGCAGCAGATGGTGACACCCATGCCCTTAACGCTCGTAAAGATGATATTCAAGTCAAACTAACCCCAAAGAAGAACACTGTTCTCCATGTTGCAGCCCAGTTCGGTCAAGCGGAATGCGTTAAGTGGATCCTTGGGTTGGGTTCTCCTTCATCACTATTGCAACAGCCCAATGAGAAAGGTGACACACCACTTCACCTTGCAGCCAGGGAAGGGCACTGGACAGTGGTGAAAAATCTGATTGACGCTGCCAAAAAACTTGGAGAAGGAGACACAGAAAGAGGGGCTGTAGCAGATTGTACGGTAATTCTGAGGATGATAAATAACGACAAAGACACAGCCTTGCACGAGGCAGTGAGAAATCATCACCCTGAGGTGGTGAAGTTATTGATTCAGGATGACCCCGACTTTGCCTATGGTGCTAATGCTGAAGGCAATACTCCTCTTTACATCGCTGCTGAGTGGGGATTCGGAGACTTGGTGCAGATGATCCTAGACAAGTACTCTTCACCAGCTCATAATGGCATCAAGGGTCGAACGGCTTTGCATGCTGCGGTAATTCTCAATAACAAAG CGATGACAAAGAAGATACTGAAATGGAAACCTGCTTTAACTAAAGAATTGGATAAAAATGGGTGGTCTCCCCTTCACTTCGCTGCATATGTGGGTTGTCATCCAACAATAGTGAGGCAATTGCTAGAGAAATGTGACAGCAGTGTTGTCCACCTAGGAGTCAAAGACCATGGAAACAAGACAGCTCTTCACATTGCAGCAAGCCGAGGCCATGTGGACATAGTGAAAGAGCTGGTGTCACACTTTCCAGATTGTTGTGAGAAAGTTGATGATGAGGGCAATAATGTTCTTCATTTTATaatgccaaaaaaaatatttataacttcGGGTTTGTCAAATATTCCCCCGTTAAGGATGAGAGGACTCATGAACGAGAAGAATGCTGAAGGAAAGACGCCCCTCTACCTATTTCACAATTCTCCCTCGTCTAAAGATGTCGACTACTTCCCACCTCCGAAGAGGATGTTGACGTGGATATTGGACACCTTCGCGGGATTAAGG AGACGGAGTCCAAGTTTCAGAGTTGGGATCAGACCCTTGGGTTCGCTAGAGGTTAAGGAAGACATGGATAGCAGCGAAAGCAAAGGAAGCGAAGAAATATCTGAAAACAAAGGAAGTGAAGAAAGTAAAGAAATATCtgaaattaagaaaacaatGAAAAGCCATATGATAGTGGCGGCACTCATAGCAACTGTAACCTTCACGGCAGGTTTCACACTGCCTGGTGGTTACATTCCGGACAAGGGCGTTACCCAGGGCATGGCAGTCTTATCGCTCCCAACAGATGGCACCCTGGGCAAGGACGGAGACATGGCAAGTGCAGCAACGGAAAATTTCAGAAATTTTGTCATGGAAGATAGCATAGCCATGGTACTTTCTATGTGTGCAATTGGTATTTACTTCCTTGCCTCTTTCCCCATAGAAAATAAGAAGACCGTCCACGCATACTTATTGTACGGCTATGTTCTCACCTTGGCTGCGATGGCTGTAATGGTGACAGCATTCGTTGACGGGCTGCAAGCTGTGCTACATCCTTCTTCATCGCTTGAAGTTACCACCAAATACATGATTGTAGTCTTCttgcttttcctttttgttccaGCTTTTCCTTTATTGGTAACCATCAGTCGGGATTTTGCATGGAAAAAATTTGTGAATCTTTGA